From Candidatus Bathyarchaeia archaeon, a single genomic window includes:
- a CDS encoding N-acyl homoserine lactonase family protein — protein MELKSARISLASTRVYFLDGGTFQQDQSIVTFAIGAGQKVWSQVYSIYVDHPEAKIMIETGMDPALWSPMLRQILVPKQSPEQRLDNSLKKLGVSPEDIDVVINTHLHADHCSFNRLFKNATWIVNRKELQEALVPEPFEITYFRPCFDVGLGKKLIEGDYSVVKGIEILNTHGHTAGHVSVSVETEGSGTFLFTGDASMTKENFWGSERTSPMGWPCAPCLDQRAYMRSLERMRSYVESTKARTAKTCSPIYSHDPDEFNRWKQAPFAYK, from the coding sequence TTGGAGCTCAAGTCAGCAAGAATCAGCTTGGCATCCACGAGAGTTTATTTTCTTGATGGCGGAACTTTCCAACAGGACCAATCTATCGTAACTTTCGCCATAGGCGCAGGCCAGAAGGTGTGGTCGCAGGTCTACTCAATCTACGTCGACCATCCCGAGGCAAAGATAATGATAGAAACAGGGATGGACCCCGCGCTTTGGTCCCCCATGCTCAGACAGATTCTGGTGCCAAAACAAAGCCCTGAACAACGATTGGATAACTCCCTGAAGAAGCTCGGGGTCAGCCCTGAAGACATAGACGTGGTGATAAACACCCATCTGCACGCCGACCACTGCAGCTTCAACAGGCTCTTCAAGAACGCAACTTGGATAGTCAACAGGAAGGAGCTTCAGGAGGCCCTCGTTCCCGAGCCCTTCGAGATAACCTACTTTCGTCCATGCTTCGACGTTGGCCTCGGAAAGAAGCTGATAGAGGGAGACTACTCCGTGGTCAAGGGTATAGAGATATTGAACACTCATGGACATACGGCAGGTCACGTGTCGGTGTCAGTGGAAACTGAAGGCTCGGGGACCTTCCTGTTTACCGGTGACGCTTCAATGACCAAGGAGAACTTCTGGGGGTCTGAGCGGACTTCTCCCATGGGGTGGCCCTGCGCGCCCTGCCTAGACCAGAGAGCCTACATGCGTTCCCTTGAACGAATGAGAAGTTACGTCGAGTCTACAAAGGCCCGCACTGCGAAGACCTGCAGCCCCATCTATTCCCACGACCCGGACGAATTCAATAGGTGGAAGCAGGCGCCGTTCGCGTACAAGTAG
- a CDS encoding ABC transporter ATP-binding protein has protein sequence MTNAIEVSDLWWRYSQETDWVLTGVNLEVQYGETVCIVGPTGAGKTTLLSCIQSLLPHSFAMGTMKGKVIVDGADTRTTKAARLAGRVGMAFEDAEAQFVFPSVEDDLAFGLENLNIGGEEASRRLKFIQEEFGIAELMGRTAAELSGGQKQRVSIAGLVAVQPRILLLDEPTSELDPVGKTEVMNLIRKIRQTLNTTIVIVEQDLEDVVPLADRFLLLDSGKILLEGKPKDFFVNPKFLLEHGVYPPEISVIFGPLRDEGLVSATPLNIAEAKALMKGG, from the coding sequence GTGACCAACGCAATCGAAGTCTCGGACCTGTGGTGGCGCTATTCCCAAGAGACAGACTGGGTCCTCACCGGTGTCAACCTCGAAGTTCAGTACGGCGAGACGGTCTGCATTGTGGGTCCCACGGGAGCAGGCAAGACGACGCTCCTATCATGCATTCAGAGTCTCCTCCCCCACTCTTTCGCCATGGGAACGATGAAGGGTAAGGTCATCGTAGACGGAGCAGACACGAGAACCACGAAAGCCGCAAGACTTGCTGGAAGGGTCGGAATGGCCTTCGAGGACGCCGAGGCCCAATTCGTGTTTCCAAGCGTGGAGGACGACTTGGCGTTCGGGCTGGAGAACCTGAACATAGGCGGGGAAGAAGCGAGCCGACGACTGAAATTCATCCAGGAAGAATTCGGAATCGCGGAGCTGATGGGAAGGACAGCTGCGGAACTATCGGGAGGTCAAAAACAAAGGGTCTCAATCGCCGGGCTTGTGGCGGTCCAACCTAGAATCCTGCTTTTGGACGAGCCTACTTCGGAACTGGACCCGGTGGGCAAGACCGAGGTCATGAATCTGATCAGGAAGATTAGGCAGACACTCAACACCACCATCGTCATAGTCGAACAGGATTTGGAAGACGTGGTTCCCCTGGCTGACAGGTTCCTGCTTCTCGACTCGGGAAAAATACTGCTTGAAGGGAAACCAAAGGATTTCTTTGTCAATCCGAAATTTCTCTTGGAACACGGAGTCTATCCTCCGGAAATCTCGGTTATTTTTGGCCCG